caaaacgcACAAACGACGTGGCTTTCAAGTGGCATGGACTTTTAAATTTCAtagcaaaattttcttttgtttggtcgCCTTAGTTGTTTGCCTTAGTTGTTTTGGCATGAACAATGTTGGCTCAATACCATTCACACGTCCTTAGTGTTGTTGAATGgaccattgtttttttatcgGAGGTTtcctttagttttttcttttcaactgGTGGAAGttaataactttaaaattGGTAccactttgatttttttagaattttgatCATTATGCATTCTAGTGTCAGAAGACACAACATGGATGCTTGAAACATATGTGGCAGAAGAGAGTGATTCAACTTCCTACTATGATTAGTTGAAGCTTGAAGCTACTACTGTATCtttaaagtaataaaattGAAGTTATAGAAATATGACTGTAGTTGATAAACATATAAGTAGACtatttttaagataaaaaatattagatgaTTATCCTAAATCTTGTTGCATATCATCTATCAACAACTTTGaaagtttgatttgtttctgaGTAATACTACTTTTTgcagattttgtttctaatgacacaaaatatcattttagCAATTAACTATAATtccttttttatattgttcTCTTTATGGAAGAGAATAGTAGCCTCTGAATTTtctaattcaaaaaaatatcaatggTCTATCACGAAGTGTTATActattcaattcaaaattaattgaatacTTAGACTAATCAAGGTAAAATAATACACGCATTTGACTCTTAtcacgaagaaaaaaaaaaggtaagagaaaaatatttataacgggaaaataaataacaaacaaaagaaacgaATAAGATGAGATTTAATGATTAacaatgatttaaaaaaaaaacattggtcAAAGCACGAAGTAAGTCAACTAGTGCCGTCCATATGAATCACATTGGACCCCACCATATAcatgtatattttgttaacctctttttagtaaaatatctttaattttttgaacatttcaAAATGATgccaatttcttctctttagtCGTCTAAAACTTAGTTAAATAACACTTTTAAATCTCTGGAGAAGcaaatatatcttttaatGCTACATAAGTCACATTCACCATATATTGTATGTAACGtaatttttagatttacaTTATGCAAAAGTTTTATCTATTATCATAAACTTACCAACTCTGACACGAAGTCAAACTACTCTGGACCGGTCAACTTAGATGTCACAACTGCTCACCTAATTGTTGCCCTCGCGAGTTAACTTAAATAAAGTAATctaattttatggtttttttaaccaaatcaCACGattaaaatttctaaactCACACATActtcaatatatataagttcaaactgtcaaaatttattaaatgttACCCACTAGGATAAGTTCTTGAGTGCGCAAGTGGTACCgtacaaattaaaagaaaagctaatggtgaatcaaaaacaatatttgtaattgtttactttttctaagGAGAACTAAAATGAGTTATGGTTTAGTTTTAGTCATATGAGACTCATCTAGTCgataaaacatcaattttgtttttgttctaaaCGACTTCAAAgttcaatttttgaaatattcaaCAAATGCGGTATTTTTCCTTaagaaatttttgataaagacTAGTAACGTAATATATACGTTTATACGGGTCAAAATTAGCATAATATGATGACTCAATTTCAcctttttgtaattaatttttgtgtttgaggAAAAGTCTAATAAATAGGAATAAATCTGTGTGATGTTCAAAGTTTTTCAGTTGCTTGGTCTACGTGCGGGctgctttgtgtttttttccaacttctctttttctcaaatCTCTTTCCACACATGAATTTCCAtgaaattcatcttcttccccgATAATTTCCACATCTTCTCGAGGAACATCGCAGAGGACAGTAAAGAAGCAAACCAAGAAGACCAAGTGGAGGAGGACGATGACTATGGTGACGCGTGTGATCATGACGGATGATGATTCTCAGTCACTttgctttctttgtttcttactcttctttttcatcactggtaatttcttctcttcttctgttgtttgAATTTGAGTTTCGTTGAGAGTTTTTGGGAATTGTaatgtcttctcttcttgagTATGAGTTTTgggtttctgtttctttcacGTTTCCTTCAAATGGGTTcagggttttaaaatttgacgTGATTTTTTGGGGGTTTCATTGCTTTCATCAATTCAAGGTTTTACATTGTACGTAAATGAATCgcaaagttttaatttttactctGTTTGATGTCGTTGATGAGTATTTTAGCTGagttttttgatgtttttcttctatggCAGCTATAGCAGTGGCTGGAGATTCTCTGGACAGTGATAGAGAAGTCTTGTTAAGCCTAAAATCGTACCTTGAATCACGGAACCCACAGAACCGAGGACTATACACGGAATGGAAAATGGAGAACCAAGATGTTGTGTGTCAATGGCCTGGAATCATATGTACACCTCAGAGAAGTAGAGTTACAGGGATCAATCTAACTGATTCCACCATTTCAGGTCCTCTATTCAAGAACTTCTCCGCTTTAACGGAGCTCACATATCTCGATTTATCAAGGAATACGATCGAAGGGGAGATTCCAGATGACTTGAGCCGTTGTCACAACTTAAAGCATCTGAATCTTTCTCATAATATCCTTGAAGGAGAGCTAAGTTTACCCGGGTTGTCAAATCTTGAGGTTCTTGATCTTTCGTTGAATAGGATTACGGGTGATATTCAGTCTAGCTTCCCATTGTTCTGCAACAGTTTGGTTGTTGCAAATCTGTCGACCAACAACTTTACTGGAAGAATCGATGACATCTTCAACGGGTGTAGGAATCTCAAGTATGTTGACTTCAGTTCCAATAGATTCAGTGGAGAAGTGTGGACTGGTTTTGGGAGGCTGGTCGAGTTTTCAGTTGCTGATAATCATCTCTCCGGGAATATCTCTGCTTCAATGTTCAGGGGGAACTGTACTTTGCAAATGTTGGATTTGTCTGGGAACGCTTTTGGTGGGGAATTTCCAGGCCAAGTTTCGAATTGCCAGAATCTAAATGTACTGAATCTTTGGGGAAACAAGTTCACAGGGAACATTCCAGCTGAGATTGGTTCCATATCCTCTCTCAAAGGTTTGTACTTGGGGAATAATACATTTTCTCGAGACATACCGGAAACTCTCCTGAACTTGACCAACTTGGTGTTTCTGGATTTGAGCAGAAACAAATTTGGAGGAGACATTCAAGAAATCTTTGGGAGATTCACGCAAGTAAAGTATCTAGTCTTGCATGCAAACTCATACGTAGGAGGCATCAATTCTTCCAACATCCTCAAGTTACCCAATCTTTCAAGGCTAGATTTGGGCTACAACAATTTCTCGGGACAGTTACCTACTGAAATTTCTCAGATACAGAGTTTGAAGTTCTTGATTCTTGCTTATAATAACTTCAGTGGCGATATACCACAGGAGTATGGGAACATGCCGGGGCTTCAAGCACTTGATCTCTCCTTTAACAAGCTGACCGGTTCGATACCAGCTTCATTTGGGAAATTGACCTCTCTTTTGTGGCTAATGCTTGCAAACAACTCTCTATCAGGAGAAATCCCTCGAGAGATTGGCAACTGCACAAGCCTTTTGTGGTTTAACGTGGCAAACAACCAGCTCTCTGGTAGATTCCATCCTGAATTGACTAGAATGGGGAGTAATCCTTCTCCAACATTTGAAGTGAATAGGCAAAACAAAGACAAGATAATTGCTGGTTCTGGTGAATGCTTGGCGATGAAGAGATGGATTCCAGCGGAGTTCCCTCCGTTCAACTTTGTATACGCAATTCTAACCAAAAAGAGTTGCAGAAGCCTATGGGACCATGTTCTCAAAGGGTACGGTCTCTTTCCTGTCTGTTCTGCTGGTTCCACGGTACGCACGCTTAAAATTTCAGCCTATCTTCAGCTCAGTGGAAATAAGTTTTCAGGTGAGATTCCTGCAAGCATCTCTCAGATGGACAGGCTGAGCACACTACATTTGGGTTTCAATGAGTTTGAGGGGAAACTGCCTCCAGAGATAGGACAATTGCCTCTTGCATTCCTCAACCTTACTCGAAACAATTTCTCGGGCGAGATTCCTCAAGAAATCGGAAATCTGAAGTGCCTGCAGAATCTTGATCTGTCTTTCAACAATTTCTCTGGAAACTTTCCAACGAGTTTGAATGACTTGAATGAGCTGAGTAAGTTCAACATCTCATATAACCCTTTCATTTCTGGCGCGATACCAACAACAGGACAAGTAGCAACCTTTGACAAAGACTCCTTTCTTGGAAATCCGCTGCTGCGGTTTCCTAGTTTCTTCAACCAATCAGGGAACAACACGAGGAAGATTTCCAACCAAGTCCTAGGAAACAGGCCAAGaactcttcttttgatttggaTTTCCTTGGCTCTTGCATTGGCGTTTATTGCATGTTTAGTGGTATCAGGTATTGTACTTATGGTTGTTAAGGCTTCAAGGGAAGCAGAAATCGATCTCTTAGATGGGTCGAAAACCAGACATGACATGACTTCCAGTTCAGGTGGATCATCGCCATGGCTATCAGGAAAAATCAAGGTCATTCGCTTAGACAAATCAACTTTCACATACGCTGACATTCTGAAAGCAACCAGTAACTTCTCTGAGGAGAGAGTGGTAGGTAGGGGAGGCTATGGAACTGTTTACAGAGGCGTATTGCCTGATGGAAGAGAAGTTGCAGTCAAGAAGCTTCAGAGGGAAGGCacagaagcagagaaagagTTCAGAGCTGAAATGGAAGTTCTAAGTGCCAACGCATTTGGAGATTGGGCACATCCGAACCTCGTGAGGCTATATGGATGGTGCCTAGATGGGTCAGAGAAAATCTTGGTGCACGAATACATGGGAGGCGGGAGCTTAGAGGAGCTCATcacagacaaaacaaaacttcaatGGAAGAAACGTATTGATATAGCCACAGATGTAGCAAGGGGATTAGTGTTTTTACACCACGAATGCTACCCTTCCATCGTTCACAGAGACGTCAAAGCCAGTAACGTTCTTTTGGATAAACACGGGAATGCGAGAGTGACGGATTTTGGACTAGCAAGACTCTTAAATGTAGGAGATAGCCATGTGAGCACAGTGATTGCAGGCACAATCGGGTATGTAGCTCCCGAGTATGGACAAACTTGGCAAGCCACCACAAGAGGAGATGTTTACAGCTACGGAGTATTGACCATGGAACTCGCGACGGGTAGAAGAGCTGTTGATGGAGGAGAAGAGTGTTTGGTCGAATGGGCAAGACGTGTAATGACAGGTAACATGACAGCCAAAGGTTCACCAATAACCCTGTCAGGGACCAAACCAGGGAACGGAGCTGAGCAAATGACTGAGCTACTAAAGATTGGTGTGAAGTGTACAGCTGATCATCCTCAGGCAAGACCAAACATGAAAGAAGTTCTAGCTATGTTGGTTAAGATATCCGGTAAAGCAGAGCTCTTCAATGGCTTATCTTCACAAGGTTACATAGAAATGtaaaaatctttctttcttttcttctttcagattTATTATACAGAACAAcagagttttcttcttcaccatttttCGTTTCATTGTTTCTGATTCTTCTTGTACACAGAACCTCATTGTTATCAGACAGATAGGGATAGAGAAAGGTAGTTTTGTTCGCAATGTACAGAGACACAATCTGAAAATaaagatcttctcttcttcttgtctatATTGAGTGTAAACAACGTTGGCTCTATCTCGTGTTTCTTACAAGTCAGGAAACATAcaggaagaaagaaacagtACAATGAGTCAGGTTGCAATCTCTCTGATCAGCCAGTTTAAGCTCGGGAAGGCAAAATAAAGGACGAGAAACGACGGGACAGCCAAAGCAAACgtaacaaagaaataaaccCCGAGAACTGCAGCACTCACAGGGATTGCATATAAAGCCATCAACAGGAATATGACTACCAGAGGAAACTTAGCCAACAAATGAGCAACAAGAGCCATTGACTTACGTACCGAGTCATGGAGCCTCCCAGTTCTGAAGAATCCTCTGGTCACACCATTCCACCAGCTGCGATTGTCCAGCAACCCTTCATCACCCAAGGCGGTATTACTCACTCCATCACACCTATTTCTCAAGTCTCTCTGCCCTGAAGCAACCCTTTTGTTGTCGCTGGGTGCCTCCGATCTGGAGCCATTCATGCTTTCTACCATCCACAGAAGGTAAAAGTTCTTGGAAGGAAATCTGATGGTTCCATTGCAAACCAGCCTTAAAGAGAGAATATTGCACCAAGGGCAAGCAACGAAGAAGGGAAGCTGGAATGGTAAAGCAGAGGATTTGATGACAATGGCACGTTGAAGCCCTAAGAGACAGTACTTGCAGATTGTATGACCACACCATAAGACATAAGGTACATTCTCAACAACGTTGAATGATTCCCAGCAAATGGGACACTCcaatttttcttcctttgttgtCTTTCTTCCATCTCCTGATCTATCTAAAGTAGCTCTTCTTGGTTTTGTAGCAGCTTCTTCTCCCTTCGATATAAAACCTTCTCTGATCGATTTTGAAGCTAAATTCCACATAGCAATGGAGGGATCCACAAAGATAATCACTTTGAATCTTTCTCTCTGCAACAAGAAaatcacacacacatacactaCATAATCAGATATGAGATTTACAATCCAACCCCCAAAGATTGGACCGAGAACATACAAAAAGTAACGAACTTGATGAAACCCAAGAAATCATTAACAGAATTACAGAAAACGAAATACACTTACAAGAGTTTATCCGGtcatgaagatgaagatcattgcaaaaacaaaaaatgcaaCAGCTACGTCGTTGAGTTATATAATATCTCCGAAGCTCTGATGTAACCAGCGAGAAGAAAACCGGCTGAAAAAGAGACACGCGTCGTAAAACATGGTGACTCTGAAACGCCTTTCAATGTTTCCGCCGCCCCCACCGATTTCCTCACCTTATCCGTTTCTGTTTTCAGGTTTAACTACCAAAACGCATCGTTTCACTATACCGCCAAAATTAAACTACCGGTTTAGTTCCGTAATTTTCTATTACCGAAATCGGTTAAAGTAAAATAGTAGTTGTCGGTGAGAGTGAGCTGTAcgcgtttcttcttctccttgtgcGCTTTCTGGATCGAACGAAGCATTTTCCTCCgacaatatatttttaagtaatgACAATGTTTCCGCATTATTGGGTTTAATTCCATTTttaaattagggttcttcagATCGacaaatctttctctttctctttccccGATCGGAATCATGCTAAAGATCTGAACTTTTTCTCAGATCCGTGAATAAGTAAGTACGGAGAGACAGAAACATACTCAGACTGATCTGAGGAAAACAAAGTTGATGGTCGCAAACCTGTAAGTGAAATCTATAGAGAGAgacgttgaagaagaaaatgggtcAAGATGGTTCGCCGGCGCATAAAAGACCATCCGGAAGCGGCGGAGGACTTCCGACGACGACGTTAACCAACGGTGGAGGAAGAGGTGGTCGTGGTGGTTTGTTACCTCGAGGTAGACAGATGCAGAAGACGTTTAACAACATCAAGATCACAATTCTCTGTGGTTTCGTCACAATTCTCGTCTTACGTGGCACTATCGGTGTTGGTAACCTAGGAAGCTCAAGCGCCGATGCAGTTAACCAGAACATCATTGAGGAGACTAACCGGATTCTAGCTGAGATCCGATCTGATTCGGATCCAACCGACTTGGATGAGCCTCAGGAAGGTGATATGAATCCCAATGCGACGTATGTTCTAGGTCCTAAGATCACGGATTGGGATAGTCAACGTAAGGTATGGTTGAATCAGAATCCTGAGTTTCCTAGTACTGTCAATGGCAAAGCTCGAATCTTGCTTTTAACAGGATCTCCTCCTAAGCCTTGTGATAACCCCATTGGTGATCATTATCTTTTGAAATCTGTGAAGAACAAGATTGATTATTGTAGGCTTCATGGAATTGAGATTGTGTATAACATGGCTCATTTGGATAAGGAACTCGCTGGCTATTGGGCAAAATTACCAATGATTAGGAGGTTGATGTTGTCTCATCCAGAAGTTGAGTGGATCTGGTGGATGGATAGTGATGCTTTGTTCACTGATATACTGTTTCAGATCCCTTTGGCTAGGTATCAGAAGCATAATCTAGTGATTCATGGTTATCCGGACTTGTTGTTCGATCAGAAGTCGTGGATTGCTTTGAACACAGGTAGTTTTCTGCTGAGGAATTGTCAGTGGTCGTTGGATTTGTTAGATGCTTGGGCGCCTATGGGACCTAAAGGGCCAATTCGTGATGAGGCCGGGAAGGTATTGACGGCTTATCTGAAAGGTAGACCAGCTTTTGAGGCAGATGATCAGTCAGCATTGATCTATCTCCTGCTTTCTCAGAAAGATACATGGATGGAGAAAGTGTTTGTGGAGAATCAATACTATTTGCACGGGTTTTGGGAAGGTTTGGTTGATAGGTATGAGGAGATGATAGAGAAGTATCACCCGGGATTGGGTGATGAGAGATGGCCATTTGTGACCCATTTCGTTGGGTGTAAACCGTGTGGTAGCTATGCTGATTATGCAGTCGAGAGGTGCTTGAAGAGTATGGAGAGGGCCTTTAATTTTGCAGACAATCAAGTGCTCAAGCTGTATGGTTTTAGCCATAGGGGATTGTTGAGCCCCAAGATTAAGAGGATCAGAAATGAGACAGTCTCTCCTTTGGAGTTTGTAGACAAGTTTGATATTCGCAGAACGCCAGTGGAAACCAAACCACAGAACTAGAGGAACACAAGGAGAGGATAGGCTCAGCTCTCATGAGATTGTGGACACGTATAGGTAAATTATATGACACTCACAAATGCAAAGCAAATTTGTTTGCCTGTACTTGCTACTTTACtgtttcttctgcttctcttttttttgtttgttgttgttgcaagAATATTTTAGATGCAAATTCTTTTTCCATagatgtttttgtgttttcttcagTCAAATATATGGAGAAATTTCATACTTTGTTATTGCTCGTGACTGCTATATTCAAGTTTCAGACACTTGAACTCGTTGGCAAACTAACGTCGGAAGAAATGTTTAGAGAATCCATAATATTAGACTGTGGAATAAGGATGCCTGTTACATTGAACGATACAAGACAGATCATTTAACATACTAATTTCCTTCTTCGTAGCTACAAATCGCTCACGAGTTAGTATAGACTAAGTTCCTTAATATTACATGCATCTACAAGATGGGAATGACCAGAAGTGCTCACCGACTGACCAGGAATAGACAGATTAATGATTCATCCTCAGCTAGATCACTTTTTCAGGAGGATCACCAACTTTTTGACTGCTAGACGTATCCCTGCCATTTGCTGATAACTGTAAGGCTCGAGTGAGAAGAATGCATCAACCAGAGTACCGGGAAGTAATGCTGACTCAAGCTTTTCCAAGTTATCGCTACTGACATCGAGCTTTTGATTGGTTCCCAAAGgttcttctttttgatatACCTGCGTTCCACACAGGGTATCATCTCCGTTGGATTCTGAGCTTATACTGTCAACCAGATAAGAATGGGATCAGAGGTTAGGGACTCTCAATGGATTCATTATCATATGTAAAAGATTTAAGAGAGAGTTGAATACTTACTGCAGTCTGGCTGTGGGATAGTTGGCAAAGCCTTCTTTCCTTATAACAGTGGGTCTCCAATCTGAGTTTGTGCTTGAGTCAGTTGGTAAGTTGTGCGCAGCAGCATCAACTGCGTCCAAGATCTTGCATAGATCAAGAGGGGCGTCAACAATAATATTCAACTTTGGACGACCTGCATGATCCACAAACTTCCGGCTTATTCCGAACCGAACTTTCAAGCTATGCCAACACAGATGCAGAGGGGTGTCGTTGTGAAATAGCTTCATTCTCAAGCTCCCACGATAAAACGGGACAAGACTTGCCCTGATGCTAGAAACAGATACTTCATTAACACCCAAAAATGATTCATCTTTGGCATCGGAATCGGGTGATGGAGGTGATTCATCCTGCTGTCTTACAGTTTTCGCTTCTTCTGCAGCATCCGTCTGAAGAGTTCCAATACGTAGTTTACCTATTAAAGTGGTTATATCAATTGGATCTTCTATATCATAACTTGATGCATCACTTTCTGAGCATTCCGTAAGAAGAGAAACGATGGGATGGTTTTTGACGATTGTGGCGTCCACGGAAGAGGAACTCGGATCAGTTTTAGGACTCGAGGAGGAAGAAGTCGAGCTTTCTCTGACTCCATTAGCCACTAACTTCCCATTACTTCGTGTTCTGGGACTTTTTCGTGGGGAAAACCAGCTCATGTCTGTAAGAATGTCAGGAACACTGGACTCCTGTAAACACCAAGTACTTAAGCTCAGTGattttctgttatcatgtcaTATGACAAAGTATACTGCAGTCTTGCAGATCATGTTCAGGGCTTGGAAAAGTTCTGGTCTGCGAAGAAACATGGACACAATTTTTGCAAACTATAATCCTAAAAGTTACAGTTTATCACTTATTCAAGAAATGAGAAGACATCATTACCAGAAACAAGACGGTTGCACAGTACTTGACAACTTCAAGATTCATCCGGACATCATCTAAGCTCCTGGTGAATCATATCCATTGTTTAGTCCCATATTGAAACAACTGTTGAATCGCTAAAAGGCTCAGGGCATCGTTTAGATTTACCTGTGAGCTTGATCTCCTAGCCCGAAGTATGTAGCAAGTGATGCCATCTACATTAGTTAAAAGGAGTAAACTTTAGCAACTCTGATGTGAATCTAACAAGAAAGCTACAGGCATTGAGGTTTATCATTGAGAATCGGGAAAAAGAGAGACCTTCATGTCACCAGCTCTCTTCCCAAACTTCTGAGACAACAATGAAAGCGAATCAATTGTAGCTTTCGGCTCTGGCGGAGAGAGACCAATTTCTGCAAATGCTTCTCTTATTCTTACACAATCGAATCGAATTATGTTATGTCCCGCCCAAATTCGTCCtacaaaaacaccaaaatcaacACTTTTAGCTTCGTGAGAAAGAAAgcgaggaagagagagaatcCCTTACCGTGAAGAATGTCATAGACCTTATCGGCGATTTCAGAGAATGTATGTGCAGAGAGAACTCCGTCGCGCGTAATGCCGCTACGTCGCTTTGTGAGCGTAGAGATTAAGGAAAGATCAGTAGGTCGAACCAAAGTGGAGTAACTATAGAGCTCCTCTAGCCTCCTTGGGCAAACTAAGATGGCCCCAAACTCCAAAATCGCGAAAGGCTCCCCTGATTTGGTCGGAACCGCCGTCTCAAGGTCGAAAAACGCTATCTCGCTTCTCTCATCGCCGCCCAGACTCGAAGCCATTgttgaaaagtgaaaactgatagaaagaaggagaagctaATAGGTGGGTTTTAAAGCGAATGAGCTTCACGCGCCACGTCCTCTTTTTACggaaaaaatctaaactttgaGAGACGCAACTGTAGAATGAGGTTTATCTTGCGTCATCTGCATTCACTTGGAGTGATCAACAAATTTGATTCCTTTCTTCTACATTTTCACACCAAATCGCTTAAATCTAACCACACTTTGAAGCAATATCTTGAATCTGGGGAACCAATCAAAGCTCTTTTAGATTTCCGGCACCGATTCAGACAAAGTCCTAGTTTTGTTGAcagtttttctgttttgtttgcCATTAAAGTTTCGTCAGCTCAGAAAGCTTCCTCACTTGATGGTAGACAGATCCACGCTCTTGTAAGAAAACTAGGTTTCAATGCCgttattcaaattcaaacatcTTTAGTGGGATTCTACTCTTCCGTGGGTGATGTCGATTATGCACGCCAAGTGTTCGACGAAACGCCTGAGAAACAGAACATTGTCTTGTGGACAGCGATGATTTCAGCTTACACTGAGAATGAGAACTCTGTGGAAGCTATTGAGCTGTTTAAACGAATGGAAGCGGAAAAGATCGAACTTGATGGAGTGATTGTGACTGTGGCTTTATCAGCTTGTGCTGATCTCGGGGCGGTGCAGATGGGAGAAGAGATTTATTCGCGTAGTATCAAGAGAAAACGAAGATTGGCTATGGATTTAACTCTGAGAAATTCACTTCTTAACATGTACGTGAAATCTGGGGAAACTGAGAAAGCTAGGAAACTCTTTGATGAAAGTATGAGAAAAGATGTGACTACTTACACATCTATGATCTTCGGGTATGCTTTAAACGGTCAAGCTCAAGAATCTTTAGAACTcttcaagaaaatgaagacGATTGATCAGAGCCAAGATACTGTCATTACTCCAAATGATGTGACTTTCATCGGCGTCTTGATGGCTTGTAGTCACAGTGGCTTAGTAGAAGAAGGAAAACGACATTTCAAGAGCATGATTATGGATTACAATCTGAAACCTAGAGAAGCTCATTTCGGATGTATGGTGGATTTGTTTTGTCGGTCAGGTCATTTGAAAGATGCTCACGAGTTCATCAATCAGATGCCGATAAAGCCAAACACAGTGATATGGAGAACACTGCTAGGCGCTTGCAGTCTTCACGGGAATGTTGAGCTCGGAGAAGAAGTTCAGAGACGGATCTTTGAGTTAGATCGTGATCATGTCGGAGATTATGTTGCGTTGTCAAATATCTACGCTTCAAAAGGAATGTGGGATGAGAAATCAAAGATGAGGGATCGtgtgaggaagagaagaatgcCTGGTAAAAGCTGGATTGAACTCGGAAGCATTATCAATGAGTTTGTCTCAGGACCTGATAATAACGATGAGCAGCTGATGATGGGAGAGATTAGTGAGGTTTTGAGATGTTTAGTTTCTTGTATGACAAGTTTTGATTGTGTAATAGGGAAAAAAATGTAGACCAAAAGAGTCTAGTGGAAGTTAATCAAAGCCCACTTGTAGGAGCCTGTGGCCcaacaaattaaatcaaaattgataacttaaataattttaagttttcacttttatcaaaaaggggcctgggaaaaaaacaaatatcaaagaaaGCCCAAAAAAGACGGagaaatcagatttttttgaatttaagaaattaaaaaaaaaaaaggagagctCCGTCTTCGTTGCTTTTTCGAGCGGTGCCTAGTCTCAACTTCCATGGCTGACATCTTACCTTCAAATTTTctcaaaccaaccaaaaagcttcttctccttttctaaaatttcatcAAACCCTATAGGGTTTTCTCAAtacaattgattttttttttcttcttcttctctatggATACGACCCTTTCTCCCGCCGTGGAGGCGGAACAAATCGCCGACTCAACGATCGACACTGTTTCTCGTTTGATCGCCGGCGTTTTCTCCGGCGCACTTACTGGAATCTTCGCTATGGGTATTAATATGTTTTGCCGTTTTgatcatcttttgtttgtgCATTTGAGTAGAGGAAAGTTTTCCCTTTTGTGAGAATTGTGACGATTTTGTTCCCTCTAAGTTGTTCGTTTCTATCCTTTTGGTCAACTCTTGATCTCTTGCAACAAATATTTCTTGTGGGCCTGCAAATTTTGTGAAAAAGGTTACATTTTTCTGTCTTGAGAGATTTGGTTGAACATCGTTCAGATCATTAGTCAGATTATCATACGTG
This sequence is a window from Arabidopsis thaliana chromosome 1 sequence. Protein-coding genes within it:
- a CDS encoding RING/U-box superfamily protein (RING/U-box superfamily protein; FUNCTIONS IN: zinc ion binding; EXPRESSED IN: 22 plant structures; EXPRESSED DURING: 13 growth stages; CONTAINS InterPro DOMAIN/s: Zinc finger, RING-type, conserved site (InterPro:IPR017907), Zinc finger, RING-type (InterPro:IPR001841); BEST Arabidopsis thaliana protein match is: RING/U-box superfamily protein (TAIR:AT3G29270.2); Has 323 Blast hits to 323 proteins in 56 species: Archae - 0; Bacteria - 0; Metazoa - 171; Fungi - 2; Plants - 134; Viruses - 3; Other Eukaryotes - 13 (source: NCBI BLink).) — translated: MWNLASKSIREGFISKGEEAATKPRRATLDRSGDGRKTTKEEKLECPICWESFNVVENVPYVLWCGHTICKYCLLGLQRAIVIKSSALPFQLPFFVACPWCNILSLRLVCNGTIRFPSKNFYLLWMVESMNGSRSEAPSDNKRVASGQRDLRNRCDGVSNTALGDEGLLDNRSWWNGVTRGFFRTGRLHDSVRKSMALVAHLLAKFPLVVIFLLMALYAIPVSAAVLGVYFFVTFALAVPSFLVLYFAFPSLNWLIREIAT
- the XXT5 gene encoding xyloglucan xylosyltransferase 5 (xyloglucan xylosyltransferase 5 (XXT5); FUNCTIONS IN: xyloglucan 6-xylosyltransferase activity, transferase activity, transferring glycosyl groups, transferase activity; INVOLVED IN: N-terminal protein myristoylation, root hair elongation; LOCATED IN: Golgi apparatus, Golgi membrane; EXPRESSED IN: 26 plant structures; EXPRESSED DURING: 14 growth stages; CONTAINS InterPro DOMAIN/s: Galactosyl transferase (InterPro:IPR008630); BEST Arabidopsis thaliana protein match is: Galactosyl transferase GMA12/MNN10 family protein (TAIR:AT5G07720.1); Has 459 Blast hits to 457 proteins in 98 species: Archae - 0; Bacteria - 4; Metazoa - 0; Fungi - 150; Plants - 280; Viruses - 0; Other Eukaryotes - 25 (source: NCBI BLink).), encoding MGQDGSPAHKRPSGSGGGLPTTTLTNGGGRGGRGGLLPRGRQMQKTFNNIKITILCGFVTILVLRGTIGVGNLGSSSADAVNQNIIEETNRILAEIRSDSDPTDLDEPQEGDMNPNATYVLGPKITDWDSQRKVWLNQNPEFPSTVNGKARILLLTGSPPKPCDNPIGDHYLLKSVKNKIDYCRLHGIEIVYNMAHLDKELAGYWAKLPMIRRLMLSHPEVEWIWWMDSDALFTDILFQIPLARYQKHNLVIHGYPDLLFDQKSWIALNTGSFLLRNCQWSLDLLDAWAPMGPKGPIRDEAGKVLTAYLKGRPAFEADDQSALIYLLLSQKDTWMEKVFVENQYYLHGFWEGLVDRYEEMIEKYHPGLGDERWPFVTHFVGCKPCGSYADYAVERCLKSMERAFNFADNQVLKLYGFSHRGLLSPKIKRIRNETVSPLEFVDKFDIRRTPVETKPQN